AAAATTACACCAAGCAACATACGACTGGCTCGTGCACTGTTTGAAAATGTTTTAAAAGATTTCTGAATGATGGAGTCCATTTTTTTTATATACTTTGATGAAGACTTGAAATTCTCGTGGTAAAAAAACGAAGTGAACTCCATCTCAATTATTTAAGAAAAAAACTATGAACCTTAATTTCTCTCTCGAAACCAAAGACGAAAAAACTATTCTTTCTCTCTATGAATCGAAACTCGATACCATAGTTTCGCATTATCTCAAAGCGGAACTGCTTGTTGTGTGCAAAGAAGATAAAGTGCAAACTCTTGTCCTTGATTTAACTGATGTGCAAGAAGCCGATGAACACGGTTTAAGCGCGCTTCTTTTTACCAAACAACTTTCAGAGGAGTACGATTTTGATTTGCGTCTTGCCGGTGTAAATCACGATATCATCGAAACAATGCAGGCAATTATGATGGACCAATCGTTTGCGTTTTATGATTCACTCGAAGAAGCGATGGAAGAATGAAGCATTTTACATTTTATATTTTACATTGAGTAT
This DNA window, taken from Ignavibacteria bacterium, encodes the following:
- a CDS encoding STAS domain-containing protein, whose translation is MNLNFSLETKDEKTILSLYESKLDTIVSHYLKAELLVVCKEDKVQTLVLDLTDVQEADEHGLSALLFTKQLSEEYDFDLRLAGVNHDIIETMQAIMMDQSFAFYDSLEEAMEE